Proteins encoded by one window of Primulina huaijiensis isolate GDHJ02 chromosome 1, ASM1229523v2, whole genome shotgun sequence:
- the LOC140978695 gene encoding CASP-like protein 1B1: MASEGVERPEVGSGQEPTPTPSSRVDWVVTLLRLLAFLATLSATLVMALNKETKKVLVATIGTTSIEATLKARFQDTPAFVFFVIVNGNASLHNLLMLVVTFIGYKFCLKGHAPLAIAILDLMNVALVSSGESAAVFMGQLGRDGNSHARWNKICDKIESFCDRGRAAMLASLLGLLLMIIITIVSIIRLSNKTKKIVSFTNVP; the protein is encoded by the exons ATGGCTTCCGAAGGAGTTGAAAGACCTGAGGTTGGTTCCGGTCAAGAACCGACACCGACCCCTAGCTCAAGGGTGGATTGGGTAGTTACCTTGTTGAGATTGCTAGCATTTCTTGCAACATTATCAGCCACCCTGGTAATGGCGCTTAACAAAGAAACCAAGAAAGTACTCGTGGCTACGATTGGAACCACGTCTATTGAAGCTACTCTCAAGGCCAGATTTCAAGATACTCCAGCATTTGT GTTCTTTGTGATTGTCAATGGAAACGCTAGTCTCCACAACTTACTGATGTTGGTGGTCACTTTTATTGGATACAAGTTTTGTTTGAAGGGACATGCACCCTTGGCAATTGCAATCTTGGACTTG ATGAACGTGGCTCTCGTCTCCAGCGGCGAAAGCGCAGCGGTTTTCATGGGGCAGCTGGGTAGGGATGGGAATTCTCACGCACGGTGGAACAAGATATGTGATAAAATCGAGAGCTTCTGCGACCGTGGACGAGCAGCCATGCTTGCATCTTTGCTCGGACTCCTacttatgatcatcatcaccaTTGTCTCCATCATCAGACTCAGCAATAAAACTAAGAAGATTGTTTCTTTTACCAATGTTCCTTGA